One genomic region from Mauremys reevesii isolate NIE-2019 linkage group 7, ASM1616193v1, whole genome shotgun sequence encodes:
- the CCDC88B gene encoding coiled-coil domain-containing protein 88B isoform X2, which produces MGRDLPAGFSGLVGANGSFRPPTHSRSAVGAGFLASLQAPPTPAAPDPVIAEVPLCAAQNTKVGGAWLGRGGADAPGCRVPLCGIRTNHRDPNRGWTGTGGSWRAWGISSRVPLSHGDPTPWRARPPQSQQGDERLRRQTLHTLLQQLRTFYQDDLQQLILMTPPNVQLLARDPLTEQGIEEMRKLLLLLLGAAVQCERKAEVIERIQGLDIETQTALAGAIQEVTQDPGVVLSLQWGALAELHPLELTRVLQELSSRLRGLVQERDASAERLWELQQEREVSSPHGPLSPEGPWDNRQHLGVQLADARGQARCLRQELEEKSEELLDQRQELQELEAELRRLRQEHRAVAGEARLAGLYRDELDAMREKAARAERLQGELSALRERLPALERCRGRLEEERAFSQALLDSKAQLEGQLESTRARAQHLPQLEKENLLLRSQLEQVEEERERERQRLEELQQEKVLLEGELRQNLGESQHLSWEEEQEPNEAPNDPAETPKSLSYEVTEVTSSRLLALERENQELRRRLQEALEAPGEPRSPGLEQKNKALSKEVQRLGAELEAQRARSSQEREELSAALLGEKEQLERELRSLQEQRHCEESLQRQGDPGAWAQEQQEALAESGRRLCQVEERASSLQEALRRLEATHAKALEGLTASQEARGRLEQELLRLRQELEQQRLEALLLGQLEAEVQALEKEREALQAELSQAERELAEARGSLEAERQRAGRQAEQAREAAEELRASERELGTLQRGLEQHKAALTQLEGERGALEAVLSQAERERRALDKETRRLRAQTQAQEEALAEQGRRAAQLEAQSRLQALELGGLRETAQRLRELEQESKGLREQLAAERKASAALREELLSEKVKGQEREADLVRLREQLERREEEQRLLEEQQGTQQSQYQSLEQRLESSFREMLALKEEKIGALHSRVEELLLLNQHLGKELRQVKSSTGAPLPEAPGAMEQGQGNPEPVLGLRAEPESDTLSKHLIEVERSNAALLAEKEALMGRLGQLESQLGALQGELLNLQGQSGGLREESGRLQAQCGALQVEQAALLSQKAALEARASELRERLAGLEAEVRVARQERDEWRGRHEGLVRNHDKLALLHERQGAELEGLLGKQAGLKGALRALEQEHRTLQDRHSHLVAQQAGLEQREAALRGERERLEGAEREHRQLGEQHARLQDEHARVQAALAAAERAQEEQQGELRGLRGRLTGLQLEQARLEAEGTALREQNHQLEVALGRIGDQCELLAQLKGNQEEENRHLLQEIQKLSQENRSLLERSMESREQYHSEQRQHLDKLNELRREKQKLVEKIMDQYRVLEPALPKSKKSSNWIADKMKKLMKPRREPSREQQRPLAEGANSIENLPGLGQDGRAPDGDSSAPASPVPLRKATSVLSLPDAQRVHLRLNRRKLSSRVLVSESFGPGDATPRQRFRQRQRPLAFLGGSREEAAAPWEAQEGQRLPSAGSKERGLPQGKEKAPLTPQLSQ; this is translated from the exons atggggagagacctACCGGCAGGTTTCAGTGGTCTGGTAGGCGCCAATGGGAGTTTCCGTCCTCCCACCCACAGCAGGTCTGCTGTGGGTGCTGGTTTCCTGGCGTCCCTgcaggccccccccaccccagccgcTCCCGACCCTGTGATTGCGGAAGTTCCTCTTTGCGCAGCGCAGAACACCAAAGtggggggagcctggctggggcgggggggagcggaCGCACCTGGGTGCCGGGTCCCCCTTTGTGGGATCCGCACCAACCACAGAGACCCAAACAGAGGATGGACAGGGACGGGCGGGTCTTGGAGAGCCTGGGGGATTTCGTCTCGGGTCCCCTTGTCACATGG AGACCCAACCCCCTGGCGTGCCcggccaccccagagccagcagggCGACGAGAGGCTGCGACGCCAGACcctgcacaccctgctgcagcagcttcGCACTTTCTAccag GATGATCTGCAGCAGCTGATTCTAATGACTCCCCCTAATGTGCAGCTTCTCGCCAGAGACCCCCTGACAG AGCAGGGCATCGAGGAGATgcggaagctgctgctgctgctgctgggggctgctGTGCAG tgTGAGCGGAAGGCAGAGGTCATTGAACGGATCCAGGGACTGGACATCGAGACCCAGACTGCGCTGGCCGGTGCCATCCAGGAG GTGACACAGGACCCAGGGGTGGTGCTGAGCCTGCAGTGGGGGGCACTGGCTGAACTGCACCCCCTGGAGCTGACACGGGTCCTGCAGGAGCTGTCGTCCCGGCTGCGGGGCCTAGTGCAGGAGCGGGATGCGAGTGCCGAG AGgctgtgggagctgcagcaggagcggGAGGTGTCATCCCCCCATGGCCCACTGTCCCCCGAGGGGCCCTGGGACAATCGCCAGCACCTCGGGGTGCAACTGGCTGACGCCCGGGGCCAGGCCCGGTGCCTGCGCCAGGAACT ggAGGAGAAATCTGAGGAGCTGCTGGATCAgcgccaggagctgcaggagctggaggCCGAGTTGAGGAGGCTGCGACAAGAG CACCGGGCAGTGGCGGGTGAGGCACGCCTGGCGGGGCTGTACCGGGATGAGCTGGATGCCATGCGGGAGAAGGCAGCCCGGGCTGAGCGCCTGCAGGGGGAGCTCTCAGCCCTGAGGGAGCGACTGCCCGCGCTGGAGCGGTGCCGGGGCAGGCTGGAG GAGGAGCGGGCCTTCTCCCAGGCCCTGCTGGACAGCAAGGCCCAGCTGGAGGGGCAGCTGGAATCCACCCGCGCCCgagcccagcacctgccccaGCTCGAGAAGGAGAATCTGCTGCTGCGGAGCCAGTTAGAGCAAGTTGAAGAG GAGCGGGAGCGGGAGCGTCAGCGGCTGGAGGAACTGCAGCAGGAGAAGGTGTTGCTGGAGGGGGAGCTGAGGCAGAATCTGGGGGAGTCCCAGCACCTGTCCTGGGAAGAGGAGCAGGAGCCCAATGAGGCTCCCAATG ACCCTGCTGAGACTCCCAAGTCCCTGAGCTATGAGGTGACCGAGGTGACATCCAGCCGCCTGCTAGCACTGGAGCGGGAGAACCAGGAGCTGCGCCGGAGGCTGCAGGAGGCACTCGAGGCcccgggagaacccaggagtccgggccttGAGCAGAAGAATAAGGCCCTCAGCAAAGAG GTGCAgcggctgggggcagagctggaagcCCAgcgggcccggagctcccaggaACGGGAGGAGCTGAGCGCCGCCCTGCTGGGGGAGAAAGAGCAGCTGGAGCGGGAGCTGCGCAGCTTGCAGGAGCAGCGGCACTGCGAG gaGTCTCTGCAGAGGCAGGGGGACCCAGGCGCCTGggcccaggagcagcaggaggcactggCAGAGAGTGGGCGCCGGCTATGCCAGGTGGAGGAGCGGGCGTCCAGCCTGCAGGAGGCATTGCGCCGGCTGGAGGCCACTCACGCCAAGGCCCTGGAGGGGCTGACGGCCTCCCAGGAGGCCCGGGGGCGCCTGGAGCAGGAACTGCTCAGACTgcggcaggagctggagcagcagcgcctggaggccctgctgctggggcagcTGGAGGCCGAGGTCCAGGCGCTGGAGAAGGAGCGAGAGGCGCTGCAGGCAGAGTTGAGTCAAGCCGAGCGGGAGCTGGCGGAGGCCCGGGGCAGTCTGGAGGCAGAGCGGCAGCGGGCCGGGCGCCAGGCTGAACAGGCGCGGGAGGCTGCGGAGGAGTTACGGGCGTCCGAGCGTGAGCTGGGCACCCTGCAGCGCGGGCTGGAGCAACACAAGGCGGCCCTGACCCAGCTGGAGGGCGAGCGAGGGGCGCTGGAGGCGGTGCTGAGCCAGGCTGAGAGAGAGCGCCGGGCGCTGGACAAGGAGACCCGGCGTCTGCGGGCCCAGACCCAGGCCCAAGAGGAAGCACTGGCAGAACAGGGCCGCCGGGCCGCCCAGCTGGAGGCCCAGAGCCGGCTGCAGGCGCTGGAGTTGGGCGGGCTGAGAGAGACAGCGCAGCGGCTGCGGGAGCTGGAGCAGGAGAGCAAGGGGCTGCGTGAGCAGCTGGCAGCCGAGCGCAAGGCCTCAGCCGCTCTGCGGGAG GAGCTGCTGAGCGAGAAGGTGAAGGGACAGGAGCGGGAGGCTGACCTGGTGCGGCTGCGGGAGCAACTGGAGCGGCGGGAGGAGGAGCAGCgcctgctggaggagcagcagggcacCCAGCAGAG CCAATACCAAAGCCTGGAACAGCGGCTGGAGTCGTCCTTCAGAGAGATGCTGGCTCTGAAGGAGGAGAAGATTGGCGCCCTCCACAGCCGGGTGGAGGAACTGCTCCTCCTCAATCAGCacctggggaaagagctgcgcCAG GTGAAGAGCAGCACTGGGGCCCCTCTACCCGAAGCGCCAGgggccatggagcagggccaggggaACCCTGAGCCCGTGCTGGGGCTTCGGGCTGAGCCAGAGAGCGACACCCTGAGCAAGCATCTCATCGAGGTGGAGCGCAGC AACGCGGCACTGCTGGCAGAGAAAGAGGCTCTGATGGGACGGCTGGGGCAGCTGGAGTCGCAGCTGGGCGCCCTGCAGGGGGAGCTGCTGAACCTGCAGGGTCAGAGCGGAGGCCTGCGGGAGGAGAGTGGGCGATTGCAGGCCCAGTGTGGGGCCCTCCAG GTGGAGCAGGCGGCGTTGCTGTCCCAGAAGGCAGCACTGGAGGCCCGGGCGTCGGAGCTGCGGGAGCGACTGGCAGGGCTGGAGGCTGAGGTACGGGTGGCCCGGCAGGAGCGGGACGAGTGGCGCGGGCGCCACGAAGGGCTGGTGCGCAACCATGACAAGCTGGCACTGCTGCACGAGCGCCAGGGCGCTGAGCTGGAGGGGCTGCTGGGCAAGCAGGCCGGCCTCAAGGGGGCACTGCGGGCACTGGAGCAAGAACACCGAACCCTTCAGGACAG gCACAGCCATCTGGTGGCACAGCAGGCTGGGCTGGAGCAGCGAGAGGCAGCCCTGCGGGGGGAACGGGAGCGGCTGGAGGGGGCTGAGCGGGAACACCGGCAGCTGGGGGAGCAGCACGCCCGGCTACAGGATGAGCATGCACG GGTGCAGGCGGCGCTGGCTGCGGCCGAGCGTGCGCAGGAGGAGCAGCAAGGGGAGCTGCGGGGCCTGCGGGGCCGGCTGACGgggctgcagctggagcaggCGCGGCTGGAGGCTGAGGGAACCGCCCTGCGGGAGCAGAACCACCAGCTGGAGGTGGCGCTGGGCCGGATTGGAGACCAGTGTGAG ctcctggcccagcTGAAGGGAAACCAGGAGGAGGAGAACCGACACCTGCTGCAGGAGATCCAGAAACTGAGCCAGGAGAACCGCAGCCTGCTGGAGCGCAGCATGGAGAGCCGGGAGCAGTACCACTCGGAGCAGCGCCAGCACCT GGATAAGCTGAACGAGCTGCGCCGGGAGAAACAAAAGCTGGTGGAGAAGATAATGGACCAGTACCGGGTGCTGGAGCCAGCGCTGCCTAAGAGCAA GAAGAGCAGCAACTGGATTGCGGACAAGATGAAGAAGCTGATGAAGCCGCGGCGTGAGCCCTCCCGGGAACAGCAGCGCCCCCTGGCGGAGGGGGCCAATAGCATTGAGAACCTGCCGGGACTTGGGCAGGATGGGCGCGCACCTGATGGGG ACTCCAGCGCCCCTGCCTCACCTGTGCCCCTGCGCAAGGCCACCAGCGTGCTGAGCCTGCCCGACGCCCAGCGGGTGCACCTACGGCTAAACCGGCGCAAGCTGAGCTCCCGCGTCCTGGTCAGCGAGTCCTTTGGGCCTGGGGATGCCACCCCCCGGCAGCGCTTCCGCCAGCGCCAGCGCCCCCTTGCCTTCCTGGGGGGCTCCCGCGAGGAGGCCGCTGCCCCCTGGGAGGCCCAGGAGGGGCAGAGACTCCCCAGTGCTGGCAGCAAGGAGAGAG GGCTACCGCAAGGGAAGGAGAAGGCACCGCTCACACCCCAGCTCAGTCAgtga
- the CCDC88B gene encoding coiled-coil domain-containing protein 88B isoform X1: protein MGRDLPAGFSGLVGANGSFRPPTHSRSAVGAGFLASLQAPPTPAAPDPVIAEVPLCAAQNTKVGGAWLGRGGADAPGCRVPLCGIRTNHRDPNRGWTGTGGSWRAWGISSRVPLSHGDPTPWRARPPQSQQGDERLRRQTLHTLLQQLRTFYQDDLQQLILMTPPNVQLLARDPLTEQGIEEMRKLLLLLLGAAVQCERKAEVIERIQGLDIETQTALAGAIQEVTQDPGVVLSLQWGALAELHPLELTRVLQELSSRLRGLVQERDASAERLWELQQEREVSSPHGPLSPEGPWDNRQHLGVQLADARGQARCLRQELEEKSEELLDQRQELQELEAELRRLRQEHRAVAGEARLAGLYRDELDAMREKAARAERLQGELSALRERLPALERCRGRLEEERAFSQALLDSKAQLEGQLESTRARAQHLPQLEKENLLLRSQLEQVEEERERERQRLEELQQEKVLLEGELRQNLGESQHLSWEEEQEPNEAPNDPAETPKSLSYEVTEVTSSRLLALERENQELRRRLQEALEAPGEPRSPGLEQKNKALSKEVQRLGAELEAQRARSSQEREELSAALLGEKEQLERELRSLQEQRHCEQESLQRQGDPGAWAQEQQEALAESGRRLCQVEERASSLQEALRRLEATHAKALEGLTASQEARGRLEQELLRLRQELEQQRLEALLLGQLEAEVQALEKEREALQAELSQAERELAEARGSLEAERQRAGRQAEQAREAAEELRASERELGTLQRGLEQHKAALTQLEGERGALEAVLSQAERERRALDKETRRLRAQTQAQEEALAEQGRRAAQLEAQSRLQALELGGLRETAQRLRELEQESKGLREQLAAERKASAALREELLSEKVKGQEREADLVRLREQLERREEEQRLLEEQQGTQQSQYQSLEQRLESSFREMLALKEEKIGALHSRVEELLLLNQHLGKELRQVKSSTGAPLPEAPGAMEQGQGNPEPVLGLRAEPESDTLSKHLIEVERSNAALLAEKEALMGRLGQLESQLGALQGELLNLQGQSGGLREESGRLQAQCGALQVEQAALLSQKAALEARASELRERLAGLEAEVRVARQERDEWRGRHEGLVRNHDKLALLHERQGAELEGLLGKQAGLKGALRALEQEHRTLQDRHSHLVAQQAGLEQREAALRGERERLEGAEREHRQLGEQHARLQDEHARVQAALAAAERAQEEQQGELRGLRGRLTGLQLEQARLEAEGTALREQNHQLEVALGRIGDQCELLAQLKGNQEEENRHLLQEIQKLSQENRSLLERSMESREQYHSEQRQHLDKLNELRREKQKLVEKIMDQYRVLEPALPKSKKSSNWIADKMKKLMKPRREPSREQQRPLAEGANSIENLPGLGQDGRAPDGDSSAPASPVPLRKATSVLSLPDAQRVHLRLNRRKLSSRVLVSESFGPGDATPRQRFRQRQRPLAFLGGSREEAAAPWEAQEGQRLPSAGSKERGLPQGKEKAPLTPQLSQ from the exons atggggagagacctACCGGCAGGTTTCAGTGGTCTGGTAGGCGCCAATGGGAGTTTCCGTCCTCCCACCCACAGCAGGTCTGCTGTGGGTGCTGGTTTCCTGGCGTCCCTgcaggccccccccaccccagccgcTCCCGACCCTGTGATTGCGGAAGTTCCTCTTTGCGCAGCGCAGAACACCAAAGtggggggagcctggctggggcgggggggagcggaCGCACCTGGGTGCCGGGTCCCCCTTTGTGGGATCCGCACCAACCACAGAGACCCAAACAGAGGATGGACAGGGACGGGCGGGTCTTGGAGAGCCTGGGGGATTTCGTCTCGGGTCCCCTTGTCACATGG AGACCCAACCCCCTGGCGTGCCcggccaccccagagccagcagggCGACGAGAGGCTGCGACGCCAGACcctgcacaccctgctgcagcagcttcGCACTTTCTAccag GATGATCTGCAGCAGCTGATTCTAATGACTCCCCCTAATGTGCAGCTTCTCGCCAGAGACCCCCTGACAG AGCAGGGCATCGAGGAGATgcggaagctgctgctgctgctgctgggggctgctGTGCAG tgTGAGCGGAAGGCAGAGGTCATTGAACGGATCCAGGGACTGGACATCGAGACCCAGACTGCGCTGGCCGGTGCCATCCAGGAG GTGACACAGGACCCAGGGGTGGTGCTGAGCCTGCAGTGGGGGGCACTGGCTGAACTGCACCCCCTGGAGCTGACACGGGTCCTGCAGGAGCTGTCGTCCCGGCTGCGGGGCCTAGTGCAGGAGCGGGATGCGAGTGCCGAG AGgctgtgggagctgcagcaggagcggGAGGTGTCATCCCCCCATGGCCCACTGTCCCCCGAGGGGCCCTGGGACAATCGCCAGCACCTCGGGGTGCAACTGGCTGACGCCCGGGGCCAGGCCCGGTGCCTGCGCCAGGAACT ggAGGAGAAATCTGAGGAGCTGCTGGATCAgcgccaggagctgcaggagctggaggCCGAGTTGAGGAGGCTGCGACAAGAG CACCGGGCAGTGGCGGGTGAGGCACGCCTGGCGGGGCTGTACCGGGATGAGCTGGATGCCATGCGGGAGAAGGCAGCCCGGGCTGAGCGCCTGCAGGGGGAGCTCTCAGCCCTGAGGGAGCGACTGCCCGCGCTGGAGCGGTGCCGGGGCAGGCTGGAG GAGGAGCGGGCCTTCTCCCAGGCCCTGCTGGACAGCAAGGCCCAGCTGGAGGGGCAGCTGGAATCCACCCGCGCCCgagcccagcacctgccccaGCTCGAGAAGGAGAATCTGCTGCTGCGGAGCCAGTTAGAGCAAGTTGAAGAG GAGCGGGAGCGGGAGCGTCAGCGGCTGGAGGAACTGCAGCAGGAGAAGGTGTTGCTGGAGGGGGAGCTGAGGCAGAATCTGGGGGAGTCCCAGCACCTGTCCTGGGAAGAGGAGCAGGAGCCCAATGAGGCTCCCAATG ACCCTGCTGAGACTCCCAAGTCCCTGAGCTATGAGGTGACCGAGGTGACATCCAGCCGCCTGCTAGCACTGGAGCGGGAGAACCAGGAGCTGCGCCGGAGGCTGCAGGAGGCACTCGAGGCcccgggagaacccaggagtccgggccttGAGCAGAAGAATAAGGCCCTCAGCAAAGAG GTGCAgcggctgggggcagagctggaagcCCAgcgggcccggagctcccaggaACGGGAGGAGCTGAGCGCCGCCCTGCTGGGGGAGAAAGAGCAGCTGGAGCGGGAGCTGCGCAGCTTGCAGGAGCAGCGGCACTGCGAG caggaGTCTCTGCAGAGGCAGGGGGACCCAGGCGCCTGggcccaggagcagcaggaggcactggCAGAGAGTGGGCGCCGGCTATGCCAGGTGGAGGAGCGGGCGTCCAGCCTGCAGGAGGCATTGCGCCGGCTGGAGGCCACTCACGCCAAGGCCCTGGAGGGGCTGACGGCCTCCCAGGAGGCCCGGGGGCGCCTGGAGCAGGAACTGCTCAGACTgcggcaggagctggagcagcagcgcctggaggccctgctgctggggcagcTGGAGGCCGAGGTCCAGGCGCTGGAGAAGGAGCGAGAGGCGCTGCAGGCAGAGTTGAGTCAAGCCGAGCGGGAGCTGGCGGAGGCCCGGGGCAGTCTGGAGGCAGAGCGGCAGCGGGCCGGGCGCCAGGCTGAACAGGCGCGGGAGGCTGCGGAGGAGTTACGGGCGTCCGAGCGTGAGCTGGGCACCCTGCAGCGCGGGCTGGAGCAACACAAGGCGGCCCTGACCCAGCTGGAGGGCGAGCGAGGGGCGCTGGAGGCGGTGCTGAGCCAGGCTGAGAGAGAGCGCCGGGCGCTGGACAAGGAGACCCGGCGTCTGCGGGCCCAGACCCAGGCCCAAGAGGAAGCACTGGCAGAACAGGGCCGCCGGGCCGCCCAGCTGGAGGCCCAGAGCCGGCTGCAGGCGCTGGAGTTGGGCGGGCTGAGAGAGACAGCGCAGCGGCTGCGGGAGCTGGAGCAGGAGAGCAAGGGGCTGCGTGAGCAGCTGGCAGCCGAGCGCAAGGCCTCAGCCGCTCTGCGGGAG GAGCTGCTGAGCGAGAAGGTGAAGGGACAGGAGCGGGAGGCTGACCTGGTGCGGCTGCGGGAGCAACTGGAGCGGCGGGAGGAGGAGCAGCgcctgctggaggagcagcagggcacCCAGCAGAG CCAATACCAAAGCCTGGAACAGCGGCTGGAGTCGTCCTTCAGAGAGATGCTGGCTCTGAAGGAGGAGAAGATTGGCGCCCTCCACAGCCGGGTGGAGGAACTGCTCCTCCTCAATCAGCacctggggaaagagctgcgcCAG GTGAAGAGCAGCACTGGGGCCCCTCTACCCGAAGCGCCAGgggccatggagcagggccaggggaACCCTGAGCCCGTGCTGGGGCTTCGGGCTGAGCCAGAGAGCGACACCCTGAGCAAGCATCTCATCGAGGTGGAGCGCAGC AACGCGGCACTGCTGGCAGAGAAAGAGGCTCTGATGGGACGGCTGGGGCAGCTGGAGTCGCAGCTGGGCGCCCTGCAGGGGGAGCTGCTGAACCTGCAGGGTCAGAGCGGAGGCCTGCGGGAGGAGAGTGGGCGATTGCAGGCCCAGTGTGGGGCCCTCCAG GTGGAGCAGGCGGCGTTGCTGTCCCAGAAGGCAGCACTGGAGGCCCGGGCGTCGGAGCTGCGGGAGCGACTGGCAGGGCTGGAGGCTGAGGTACGGGTGGCCCGGCAGGAGCGGGACGAGTGGCGCGGGCGCCACGAAGGGCTGGTGCGCAACCATGACAAGCTGGCACTGCTGCACGAGCGCCAGGGCGCTGAGCTGGAGGGGCTGCTGGGCAAGCAGGCCGGCCTCAAGGGGGCACTGCGGGCACTGGAGCAAGAACACCGAACCCTTCAGGACAG gCACAGCCATCTGGTGGCACAGCAGGCTGGGCTGGAGCAGCGAGAGGCAGCCCTGCGGGGGGAACGGGAGCGGCTGGAGGGGGCTGAGCGGGAACACCGGCAGCTGGGGGAGCAGCACGCCCGGCTACAGGATGAGCATGCACG GGTGCAGGCGGCGCTGGCTGCGGCCGAGCGTGCGCAGGAGGAGCAGCAAGGGGAGCTGCGGGGCCTGCGGGGCCGGCTGACGgggctgcagctggagcaggCGCGGCTGGAGGCTGAGGGAACCGCCCTGCGGGAGCAGAACCACCAGCTGGAGGTGGCGCTGGGCCGGATTGGAGACCAGTGTGAG ctcctggcccagcTGAAGGGAAACCAGGAGGAGGAGAACCGACACCTGCTGCAGGAGATCCAGAAACTGAGCCAGGAGAACCGCAGCCTGCTGGAGCGCAGCATGGAGAGCCGGGAGCAGTACCACTCGGAGCAGCGCCAGCACCT GGATAAGCTGAACGAGCTGCGCCGGGAGAAACAAAAGCTGGTGGAGAAGATAATGGACCAGTACCGGGTGCTGGAGCCAGCGCTGCCTAAGAGCAA GAAGAGCAGCAACTGGATTGCGGACAAGATGAAGAAGCTGATGAAGCCGCGGCGTGAGCCCTCCCGGGAACAGCAGCGCCCCCTGGCGGAGGGGGCCAATAGCATTGAGAACCTGCCGGGACTTGGGCAGGATGGGCGCGCACCTGATGGGG ACTCCAGCGCCCCTGCCTCACCTGTGCCCCTGCGCAAGGCCACCAGCGTGCTGAGCCTGCCCGACGCCCAGCGGGTGCACCTACGGCTAAACCGGCGCAAGCTGAGCTCCCGCGTCCTGGTCAGCGAGTCCTTTGGGCCTGGGGATGCCACCCCCCGGCAGCGCTTCCGCCAGCGCCAGCGCCCCCTTGCCTTCCTGGGGGGCTCCCGCGAGGAGGCCGCTGCCCCCTGGGAGGCCCAGGAGGGGCAGAGACTCCCCAGTGCTGGCAGCAAGGAGAGAG GGCTACCGCAAGGGAAGGAGAAGGCACCGCTCACACCCCAGCTCAGTCAgtga